A region of Rhodoferax potami DNA encodes the following proteins:
- the uvrA gene encoding excinuclease ABC subunit UvrA, which translates to MTQGTIRIRGARQHNLKNLDLDIRTGELTVVTGPSGSGKSSLVFDTLYAEGQRRYVETFSAYARQFLDRMDKPAVDKVEGVPPAIAIDQTNPVRSSRSTVGTMTELNDHLKLLFSRAGSLFDKDTALPVQHDTPETIYTTLLQRAAAEGNPRLVLTFPVELPGNATPDEVTQWLSASGFTRVQAEREVSTVNGVRKVLDVVADRFRIDGVEKARVLEAIETSLKRGSGRLNAYVLKEAVAQADIAQAAPETIANAAPEIWRFSTGLHCPQSDIRYTDPIASMFSFNSAVGACDACRGFGRVVGVDYGLVIPNDKLTLRAGAVKPMQTPAWQECQDDLMRHAEASGIPRDTPWYKLTQEQKNWVLKGSPNWNGKWNQHWFGVDRFFEYLETKAYKMHIRVLLSKYRSYTTCPTCNGSRLKTESLLWRIGTKEQADMALDPAKRFMPKGVKWSREQLEALPGLSLHDFMLMPLDRLKRFFDALQSDLGIFGGIVPTRQDEGREVPGDDLAVAQQMHEEPGASLPAALPEKTVPTASEAEHKTLKLLFEEVGTRLKYLCDVGIGYLTLDRQSRTLSGGEVQRINLTTALGTSLVNTLFVLDEPSIGLHPRDMNRIIVAMQRLRDAGNTLVVVEHDPAVMLAADRMIDMGPGPGERGGQIVFDGTTEALKGADTMTGAYLGGRKQVGMGFKRMVAPNHPRLILEGVTEHNLKNVSVEIPLQRLVCVTGVSGSGKSTLIQDVLAPALLRHFGKATETPGAHTSLLGAEQLSDMVFVDQSPIGKTARSNPVSYVGAWDAIRELFAGAALSKERSYTAAKFSFNSGDGRCPTCGGSGFEHVEMQFLSDVYLRCPDCDGKRYRPEILEVTIERKGRNVNVADVLGLTVSEAADLFSADREVIRVLQPIVDVGLEYVKLGQPVPTLSGGEAQRLKLAGFLAEAAKSASSSRQFLARKGSLFMLDEPTTGLHFEDIAKLMRALRKLLDAGHSLVVIEHNLDVIRASDWLIDLGPEGGDAGGQVVAYGTPEDLLLHATSHTGKALREYAAAMGVIHEVAESSATFTSVASVDGLAPKASSTRFAISKSAPGASPSTSEALLADTSNSIRIVNAKEHNLKSLSVDIPRGKFSVVTGVSGSGKSTLAFDILFNEGQRRYLESLNAYARSIVQPAGRPEVDAVYGIPPTVAIEQRLSRGGRKSTVGTTTEVWHFLRLLYVKLGTQHCFKDGAAVEPQSADSIAAQLLKNYRGQHIGLLAPLVQGRKGVYTELADWARPKGFTHLRVDGNFLPTSGFPRIDRFKEHNIELPVASLDVTPANESALRTALADALTHGKGLVYVLSDIGSLREVMAAGESAAGVGKVQVFSTKRACPVCATSYAELDPRLFSYNSKHGWCPDCVGTGVALTKEQRKVFDDSVKDDDNKGREQTFAEADIEDLHDKACSTCNGTRLNATARNVKFAGVGITDIARLSVTDVRAWVQTLQVAGGMTTREGDIARDLVPEIRSRLEFLEEVGLGYLTLDRGAPTLSGGEAQRIRLAAQLGSNLQGVCYVLDEPTIGLHARDNKILLGALQSLSDKGNTLVVVEHDEDTIRHADHIIDIGPSAGKRGGRLVAQGSIADVQNAPESQTGRYLLHAMKHPLALRRGMVSHAETLVLDAAEALTPGASYARAASSKSASGASVSAAGKPAKKLSAKAQKAAVEAARILDSAAANTELAERTKVAAEYAALADRRTAKMSVAAAGSPAAGDDLAVAQQMHEEPVAGLPVASSADTPAYKPKIDWLTVTNATMHNLQSVTAHVPLKRLVAITGVSGSGKSTLARDVLLANVQTAVQKRSTKAGRDALEAGEKIDWLGCEGVTGYESIDRVLEVDQTPIGKTPRSCPATYIGFWDTIRKLFADTLEAKARGYASNRFSFNTGEGRCPSCEGQGMRTIGMSFLPNVKVVCETCKGARFNPETLAVTWRGKNIGDVLQMEVDEAVDFFAAMPVIAHPLQLLKDVGLGYLTLGQPSPTLSGGEAQRIKLVTELAKVRDDVGKRGNKVPHTLYVLDEPTVGLHMADVEKLIHVLHRLVNGGHSVVVIEHDLDVIAEADWVLDLGPEGGNGGGRVVAATTPEDVVKLGTHTGKALEAVLAR; encoded by the coding sequence ATGACCCAGGGCACCATCCGCATTCGCGGAGCGCGACAGCACAATCTCAAGAACCTCGATCTGGACATCCGCACGGGTGAACTGACCGTGGTCACCGGGCCCAGTGGGTCGGGGAAATCCAGCCTGGTGTTCGACACGCTGTACGCCGAGGGCCAGCGCCGCTACGTGGAAACTTTCAGCGCGTATGCGCGCCAGTTTTTGGACCGCATGGACAAGCCGGCGGTCGACAAGGTGGAGGGCGTGCCCCCTGCAATTGCGATTGACCAGACCAACCCGGTGCGCTCGAGCCGGTCGACTGTGGGCACGATGACGGAGCTCAACGACCACCTCAAGCTCTTGTTTTCCCGTGCGGGCAGCCTGTTTGACAAAGACACTGCGCTGCCGGTCCAGCACGACACCCCCGAGACGATTTACACCACGCTACTGCAGCGCGCTGCTGCCGAGGGCAACCCGCGCCTGGTATTGACCTTTCCTGTAGAGCTACCGGGCAACGCCACCCCTGACGAAGTAACCCAGTGGCTGAGTGCCAGCGGCTTCACGCGGGTGCAGGCGGAGCGCGAGGTGTCGACCGTCAACGGCGTGCGCAAAGTGCTGGATGTGGTGGCTGACCGCTTCCGCATCGATGGGGTGGAAAAAGCGCGGGTGCTGGAAGCCATTGAGACTTCTTTGAAGCGCGGCAGCGGGCGCTTGAATGCTTATGTATTGAAAGAGGCTGTAGCCCAGGCAGATATTGCGCAAGCAGCTCCTGAAACCATAGCAAATGCAGCGCCTGAAATCTGGCGCTTCTCTACCGGTCTGCACTGCCCGCAGAGCGATATTCGCTACACCGACCCGATTGCGTCGATGTTCAGCTTCAACTCGGCGGTGGGCGCCTGCGATGCCTGCCGCGGCTTCGGGCGCGTGGTCGGGGTGGACTATGGCTTGGTCATCCCTAACGACAAACTCACCCTGCGTGCTGGTGCGGTCAAACCGATGCAAACGCCCGCATGGCAAGAGTGCCAGGACGACCTGATGCGCCACGCCGAGGCCAGCGGCATCCCGCGCGACACGCCTTGGTACAAGTTGACGCAAGAGCAAAAAAACTGGGTGCTCAAGGGCTCGCCCAACTGGAACGGCAAGTGGAACCAGCATTGGTTCGGTGTGGACCGGTTCTTTGAATACCTGGAGACCAAGGCCTACAAGATGCACATCCGCGTGCTCTTGTCCAAATACCGCAGCTACACCACCTGCCCGACCTGCAATGGCTCGCGCCTAAAGACGGAGAGCCTACTCTGGCGCATTGGCACCAAAGAGCAGGCCGATATGGCGCTGGACCCGGCCAAGCGCTTCATGCCCAAGGGTGTGAAATGGTCCCGCGAGCAGCTCGAGGCTTTGCCCGGCTTGTCATTGCACGATTTCATGCTTATGCCGCTGGACCGGCTCAAGCGGTTTTTTGATGCGTTGCAATCCGATTTAGGCATCTTCGGGGGGATTGTCCCCACTCGCCAAGACGAAGGCAGGGAAGTGCCGGGTGACGATTTGGCAGTTGCGCAGCAAATGCATGAGGAGCCTGGCGCTTCCCTGCCTGCGGCGTTGCCGGAGAAAACTGTCCCAACCGCGTCTGAGGCCGAGCACAAAACCCTCAAGCTCCTGTTCGAAGAGGTCGGCACCCGCCTCAAATACCTGTGCGACGTGGGCATTGGCTACCTCACGCTGGACCGCCAGAGCCGCACACTGAGTGGTGGCGAGGTGCAGCGCATCAACCTCACCACCGCGCTGGGCACCTCGTTGGTCAACACCCTGTTCGTGTTGGACGAGCCCAGCATCGGCCTGCACCCGCGCGATATGAACCGCATCATCGTGGCCATGCAGCGCTTGCGCGATGCGGGCAACACGCTGGTGGTGGTGGAGCATGACCCGGCGGTGATGCTGGCGGCCGACCGCATGATCGACATGGGCCCCGGCCCCGGCGAGAGGGGCGGCCAGATCGTGTTTGACGGCACAACCGAAGCGCTGAAGGGCGCAGACACCATGACCGGCGCTTACCTGGGCGGCCGCAAGCAGGTGGGCATGGGCTTCAAGCGCATGGTCGCGCCCAACCACCCGCGCCTGATCCTGGAAGGTGTCACCGAGCACAACCTCAAAAATGTGTCGGTGGAGATTCCGCTGCAGCGCCTCGTGTGCGTCACCGGGGTCTCCGGTTCCGGCAAGTCCACGCTGATTCAGGATGTGCTGGCTCCCGCCTTGTTGCGCCACTTTGGCAAAGCCACCGAAACACCGGGCGCCCACACCAGCCTGCTGGGTGCTGAGCAGCTCAGCGACATGGTGTTTGTGGACCAGTCGCCCATTGGTAAAACGGCGCGTTCCAACCCGGTGAGCTATGTGGGGGCGTGGGACGCGATTCGAGAGTTGTTTGCGGGCGCCGCCTTGTCCAAGGAGCGCAGCTATACCGCCGCCAAGTTCAGCTTCAACAGCGGCGATGGCCGCTGCCCCACCTGCGGCGGCTCGGGCTTTGAGCACGTGGAAATGCAGTTCCTGAGCGACGTGTATTTGCGTTGCCCGGACTGCGACGGCAAGCGCTACCGCCCCGAAATTCTGGAAGTGACGATTGAGCGCAAGGGCCGCAACGTCAATGTGGCCGATGTGCTTGGGCTCACCGTGAGCGAAGCGGCGGACTTGTTTAGCGCGGACCGCGAAGTCATTCGCGTGCTGCAACCCATTGTGGATGTGGGGTTGGAATATGTGAAGCTGGGCCAACCGGTGCCTACGCTGTCGGGTGGAGAGGCGCAGCGCCTCAAGCTTGCGGGTTTTTTGGCTGAGGCGGCCAAGAGCGCTAGCTCCAGCAGGCAGTTCCTCGCGCGCAAGGGCTCGCTCTTCATGCTGGACGAGCCGACCACCGGTCTGCACTTTGAAGACATCGCCAAGCTGATGCGCGCCTTGCGCAAGCTGCTGGACGCCGGCCATTCGCTGGTGGTGATTGAGCACAACCTGGATGTGATTCGCGCGTCCGACTGGCTGATCGATCTGGGGCCCGAGGGGGGCGATGCGGGCGGGCAGGTCGTGGCATACGGTACGCCCGAAGACTTGTTGTTGCATGCCACTTCGCACACCGGCAAGGCGCTTAGGGAGTATGCGGCGGCTATGGGTGTGATTCATGAGGTGGCGGAGTCGTCGGCTACGTTTACCTCTGTTGCTTCGGTCGATGGGCTTGCGCCCAAGGCCTCATCTACTCGCTTTGCGATTAGCAAATCGGCCCCGGGCGCAAGCCCATCCACCTCCGAGGCGCTGCTCGCTGACACGTCGAACTCCATCCGTATCGTCAACGCCAAGGAACACAACCTCAAGTCGCTGTCAGTAGATATTCCGCGCGGCAAGTTCAGTGTGGTCACCGGCGTGTCCGGTTCCGGCAAATCGACGCTGGCGTTCGACATTCTGTTCAACGAGGGGCAGCGGCGTTACCTCGAATCTTTGAATGCCTATGCACGCTCCATCGTGCAACCCGCAGGTCGCCCCGAGGTGGATGCGGTGTATGGCATTCCGCCCACAGTGGCCATCGAGCAGCGCCTCTCGCGCGGCGGGCGCAAGTCCACGGTGGGTACCACTACGGAGGTGTGGCACTTCTTGCGCTTGTTGTACGTGAAGCTGGGCACCCAGCATTGCTTCAAAGACGGCGCAGCGGTGGAGCCACAGTCCGCAGACAGCATTGCGGCCCAGTTGCTCAAGAACTACCGCGGTCAGCACATCGGCCTGTTGGCACCACTGGTGCAAGGGCGCAAGGGCGTGTACACCGAGCTAGCTGATTGGGCGCGGCCCAAGGGCTTCACGCACCTGCGGGTGGACGGCAATTTCCTGCCTACCAGTGGCTTCCCGCGGATTGACCGTTTCAAGGAGCACAACATCGAGTTGCCAGTAGCCAGCCTGGATGTGACGCCTGCTAACGAGTCCGCGCTACGCACTGCGCTGGCCGACGCACTCACCCACGGCAAGGGCTTGGTCTACGTGTTGAGCGATATTGGCAGCCTGCGCGAGGTGATGGCAGCTGGCGAGTCTGCGGCTGGTGTGGGCAAGGTGCAGGTGTTCTCGACCAAGCGCGCTTGCCCGGTGTGCGCGACATCGTATGCCGAGCTGGACCCGCGTCTGTTCTCGTACAACAGCAAACACGGCTGGTGCCCCGACTGCGTGGGCACGGGCGTGGCACTCACCAAAGAGCAGCGCAAGGTGTTTGATGATTCGGTGAAAGACGACGACAACAAAGGCCGTGAGCAGACCTTTGCCGAAGCCGACATTGAAGACTTGCACGACAAAGCCTGCTCCACTTGCAACGGCACGCGCCTGAATGCCACGGCGCGCAACGTCAAGTTTGCGGGTGTGGGCATCACCGACATTGCACGCCTCTCGGTGACCGACGTGCGCGCGTGGGTGCAGACCCTGCAGGTGGCCGGCGGCATGACGACCCGCGAGGGGGACATCGCCCGTGACCTGGTGCCCGAGATCCGCAGCCGCCTCGAGTTTTTGGAGGAGGTGGGTTTGGGTTACCTCACGCTCGACCGCGGCGCGCCTACGCTCAGTGGCGGCGAAGCGCAGCGTATCCGCCTGGCGGCCCAGCTGGGCAGCAACCTGCAAGGGGTTTGTTACGTGCTGGACGAGCCGACCATTGGTTTGCATGCCCGCGACAACAAAATTCTGCTGGGCGCCTTGCAGTCGTTAAGCGACAAGGGCAACACGCTGGTGGTGGTGGAACATGACGAAGACACCATCCGCCATGCGGACCACATCATCGACATTGGGCCGAGCGCAGGCAAACGCGGAGGGCGGCTGGTGGCGCAGGGCTCGATTGCCGATGTGCAGAACGCACCTGAGTCGCAGACGGGGCGTTATCTACTCCACGCCATGAAGCATCCCTTGGCTTTGCGTCGGGGAATGGTTAGCCATGCGGAGACATTGGTGCTCGACGCGGCCGAGGCGCTTACGCCGGGCGCCTCATACGCTCGCGCTGCGAGCTCGAAATCGGCTTCCGGCGCAAGCGTCTCCGCCGCTGGTAAACCTGCGAAGAAGCTCAGTGCCAAAGCGCAGAAAGCAGCGGTCGAAGCGGCGCGCATCCTCGACAGCGCTGCCGCGAACACCGAACTCGCTGAACGCACCAAGGTAGCCGCCGAATACGCCGCATTAGCCGACCGCAGAACCGCAAAAATGTCTGTCGCAGCCGCGGGTAGCCCGGCAGCGGGTGACGATTTGGCAGTTGCGCAGCAAATGCATGAGGAGCCCGTTGCCGGGCTGCCCGTGGCGAGCTCAGCAGACACCCCAGCGTACAAGCCAAAAATCGACTGGCTCACGGTAACCAACGCCACCATGCACAACCTGCAGAGCGTTACCGCCCATGTGCCGCTCAAACGCTTGGTTGCCATCACCGGCGTCAGCGGCTCTGGCAAATCCACCCTGGCGCGGGACGTGTTGCTGGCCAACGTGCAAACCGCCGTGCAAAAGCGCAGCACCAAAGCCGGTCGCGATGCCTTGGAGGCCGGTGAAAAAATCGACTGGCTCGGCTGCGAAGGCGTGACCGGCTATGAATCCATAGACCGCGTGCTCGAAGTGGACCAAACGCCCATCGGCAAAACACCGCGCTCCTGCCCCGCCACCTATATCGGCTTTTGGGACACCATCCGTAAACTCTTCGCCGACACGCTGGAGGCCAAGGCGCGTGGCTATGCGTCCAACCGTTTCAGCTTTAACACCGGCGAAGGCCGTTGCCCGAGCTGCGAAGGGCAGGGCATGCGCACCATCGGCATGAGCTTCTTGCCGAATGTGAAAGTGGTGTGCGAAACCTGCAAGGGCGCGCGCTTCAACCCCGAGACGCTGGCCGTCACTTGGCGCGGCAAAAACATCGGCGATGTGCTGCAAATGGAAGTCGATGAAGCGGTCGATTTCTTCGCGGCCATGCCCGTCATCGCTCACCCGCTACAGCTGCTCAAAGACGTGGGCTTGGGTTACCTCACGCTGGGTCAGCCCTCACCGACCCTGAGTGGTGGCGAGGCACAGCGCATCAAGCTGGTGACCGAACTGGCCAAGGTGCGTGACGACGTAGGCAAGCGCGGCAACAAAGTTCCGCACACGCTCTACGTGCTGGACGAGCCCACCGTAGGCCTGCACATGGCCGACGTGGAAAAGCTTATCCATGTATTGCACCGCCTGGTCAATGGCGGCCACAGCGTGGTGGTGATTGAGCACGACCTCGATGTGATCGCCGAAGCCGACTGGGTGCTGGACCTCGGCCCTGAAGGCGGCAATGGCGGAGGCCGCGTGGTGGCCGCCACCACGCCGGAAGACGTGGTCAAGCTGGGCACGCACACCGGCAAAGCACTGGAGGCGGTGCTGGCGAGGTGA
- a CDS encoding MFS transporter produces the protein MANAAARPMSAEEKKVIFASSLGTVFEWYDFYLYGSLAAIIAKQFFSGLDEGSAFIFALLAFAAGFIVRPFGALVFGRLGDMIGRKYTFLVTILIMGLSTFIVGLLPNYAAIGVAAPVILIILRLLQGLALGGEYGGAATYVAEHAPHGKRGEYTAWIQTTATLGLFLSLMVILGTRTAIGEEAFADWGWRVPFLVSVIMLGISVYIRLSMNESPAFQKMKSEGKTSKAPLSESFGQWKNLKIVILALIGLVMGQAVVWYTGQFYALFFLTQALKVDGPTANIMVAISLIIATPFFIVFGSLSDKIGRKKIILAGCLLGALSYFPVFKMLTEAANPDLAKAQANAQVTVTADPAECSFQFNPTGTKKFTTTCDIAKQRLASASVSYENVVAPAGTPAIIKVGETVVNVKYSAEDIAAAKAKAEAKLAELSAASPADEKAVAAAKKSVADLSNEKTAGATLLSTNLAAALKAAGYPAKADMAKFDKVKVVMILTYLVILVTMVYGPIAAMLVEMFPTRIRYTSMSLPYHIGNGWFGGLMPTTAFAIVAQTGNMYNGLWYPIIIASATFVIGLLFVKETKDVDIYADD, from the coding sequence ATGGCAAACGCAGCCGCACGTCCGATGTCGGCAGAAGAGAAGAAAGTTATCTTCGCTTCGTCGCTCGGTACCGTTTTCGAGTGGTACGACTTTTACCTGTACGGTTCTTTGGCAGCCATCATTGCCAAACAGTTCTTCAGCGGACTGGACGAAGGCTCCGCTTTCATCTTTGCGCTGTTGGCGTTTGCCGCCGGCTTTATCGTGCGTCCTTTCGGCGCGCTGGTATTCGGCCGTTTGGGCGACATGATCGGCCGCAAGTACACCTTCCTGGTGACCATCCTGATCATGGGCTTGTCCACCTTCATCGTGGGCTTGCTGCCTAACTACGCCGCCATCGGTGTAGCCGCTCCCGTCATCCTGATCATCTTGCGCTTGCTGCAAGGTTTGGCCTTGGGTGGTGAGTACGGTGGCGCAGCAACTTACGTTGCTGAGCACGCACCCCACGGCAAGCGTGGTGAATACACCGCTTGGATCCAAACCACTGCGACTCTGGGCTTGTTCCTGTCGTTGATGGTGATCTTGGGCACCCGCACTGCCATCGGCGAAGAAGCCTTTGCAGACTGGGGCTGGCGCGTTCCGTTCCTGGTGTCCGTGATCATGCTCGGTATTTCGGTTTACATCCGTTTGAGCATGAACGAGTCACCTGCCTTCCAGAAAATGAAGTCTGAAGGCAAGACCTCCAAGGCCCCGCTCTCTGAATCGTTCGGCCAGTGGAAAAACCTGAAGATCGTGATCTTGGCCCTGATCGGCTTGGTCATGGGTCAGGCCGTGGTCTGGTACACAGGCCAGTTCTATGCGCTGTTCTTCTTGACACAAGCGCTGAAGGTGGACGGCCCGACTGCCAACATCATGGTGGCGATCTCTCTGATCATTGCGACCCCGTTCTTCATCGTGTTCGGTTCCTTGTCTGACAAGATCGGCCGTAAGAAGATCATCCTGGCCGGTTGCTTGTTGGGTGCTCTGTCGTACTTCCCCGTGTTCAAGATGTTGACCGAAGCGGCCAACCCTGACCTCGCCAAGGCACAAGCCAATGCGCAAGTGACAGTGACTGCTGACCCTGCGGAATGTTCTTTCCAGTTCAACCCCACTGGTACCAAGAAGTTCACAACGACTTGCGACATCGCCAAGCAACGTTTGGCCAGCGCCTCTGTGTCGTATGAAAACGTAGTGGCTCCCGCCGGTACACCTGCCATCATCAAGGTGGGTGAGACTGTGGTGAACGTCAAGTACAGCGCTGAAGACATCGCTGCCGCCAAGGCCAAAGCCGAAGCCAAACTGGCTGAGTTGTCTGCTGCTAGCCCAGCGGATGAAAAAGCGGTGGCTGCTGCCAAGAAGTCGGTCGCTGACCTGAGCAACGAAAAGACAGCTGGTGCTACTCTGTTGAGCACCAACCTGGCTGCTGCTTTGAAGGCCGCTGGCTACCCCGCCAAGGCTGACATGGCCAAGTTCGACAAGGTCAAGGTCGTGATGATCCTTACCTACCTGGTGATTTTGGTCACCATGGTGTACGGCCCCATTGCCGCGATGTTGGTGGAAATGTTCCCGACCCGTATCCGTTACACCTCCATGAGCTTGCCCTACCACATCGGTAACGGCTGGTTCGGTGGCCTGATGCCTACGACCGCCTTTGCGATCGTGGCCCAGACCGGTAACATGTACAACGGTTTGTGGTATCCAATCATCATCGCCTCTGCGACCTTCGTCATTGGCTTGTTGTTTGTGAAAGAAACCAAAGACGTCGATATTTACGCAGACGACTGA